One segment of Clarias gariepinus isolate MV-2021 ecotype Netherlands chromosome 6, CGAR_prim_01v2, whole genome shotgun sequence DNA contains the following:
- the fam83c gene encoding protein FAM83C — protein sequence MLNPLSSGRKAQGKLATRLEEVKNPWRPVSTLVLSHNEAARLATDALLEFGEKEYRRVLTEEKEISFLSAQEIRYITEHQAKTENPENGSNGLGDFGEGDTVSELTSGTYFPMMSDEEPPMLELGWPEVPNRPGPSETQIYFQRDKSQNFKDLVRSLISKAKKVIALVMDIFTDVDLFCDLLEASLKRKVPVYILIEEKNLSYFTDMCNTLDIQQSHLNNMRIRSVCGDTYCTKSGKKFTGQVQEKFMIIDCEEVIAGSYSFTWLSAQVHSNMILHFSGRIAESFDREFRCLYADSQIIEQFHNPDEEGLPYYSYHTGPNMDFFHDRGNKEREKVCSENSSSQSSNSVSSIKAAPNQTPQVYKVTQDKKDAGTIKSSEKQGVPNPGIHMPHGSYMGRGSHNDSLQNPALECSTSGVEWVKAGGFQTSLSGPTSRFQALDLHDQKNFHTSATAQPNPLMESKTPKVRSPTNPFFNKFSDLFSTVKEKDPYVLYKPTPYSTAFGGPDLSQNEPESSQSPPPPGPLPKERIGHDVKITRGDGKRMTLGHSKLDLVNQYNKMKSKQIYSRFELKNN from the exons ATGTTGAACCCTTTGAGCAGCGGGCGCAAAGCGCAGGGAAAGCTTGCGACGCGCCTGGAGGAGGTAAAGAACCCATGGCGGCCCGTTTCCACGTTAGTTCTGAGCCATAACGAAGCGGCGCGTCTGGCCACGGACGCCCTTCTCGAGTTCGGAGAGAAGGAATACCGCCGGGTTTTGACGGAGGAGAAAGAGATCAGCTTTCTTTCCGCGCAGGAGATTCGCTACATTACCGAGCATCAGGCTAAGACTGAGAATCCCGAGAACGGCTCTAATGGACTGGGAGACTTTGGGGAAGGAGACACGGTTTCAGAGCTCACTTCGGGAACTTATTTCCCCATGATGTCAGATGAAGAGCCGCCCATGCTGGAGCTCGGCTGGCCCGAAGTGCCCAACCGCCCTGGGCCAAGCGAGACCCAGATCTACTTCCAAAGAGACAAGTCGCAAAACTTCAAAGACTTGGTTCGATCGTTAATCAGTAAAGCAAAAAAG GTCATTGCCTTGGTCATGGACATTTTCACTGATGTGGACTTATTCTGTGATTTGCTTGAAGCCTCCCTCAAGCGCAAGGTTCCTGTGTACATTCTGATTGAGGAGAAGAATCTCAGTTATTTCACTGACATGTGCAATACACTAGACATCCAGCAGTCACACTTAAAT AATATGCGGATACGAAGTGTATGTGGAGACACATATTGCACCAAAAGTGGGAAGAAATTTACAGGGCAAGTGCAGGAAAAATTCATGATCATTGACTGCGAGGAAGTAATAGCTGGATCCTACAG ttttaccTGGCTGTCTGCGCAGGTACACAGCAACATGATTTTGCACTTTTCAGGACGCATTGCTGAAAGCTTTGATCGGGAATTCCGTTGCCTCTATGCAGACTCTCAAATTATTGAGCAGTTCCATAATCCTGATGAGGAAGGTCTTCCCTATTACAGTTACCACACAGGGCCTAACATGGACTTTTTTCACGACAGAGGAAATAAAGAAAGGGAGAAGGTTTGCTCAGAAAACTCCAGTAGCCAGTCCAGCAACAGTGTCTCCAGCATTAAAGCAGCTCCAAACCAAACTCCTCAGGTCTACAAGGTCACCCAGGACAAGAAGGACGCTGGCACAATCAAGAGTTCAGAGAAGCAGGGTGTTCCAAATCCAGGAATTCATATGCCTCATGGAAGTTACATGGGCAGAGGATCCCACAATGATTCCCTACAGAATCCAGCATTGGAATGTTCAACGTCTGGAGTGGAATGGGTCAAAGCAGGAGGCTTCCAAACTAGTCTTTCAGGACCAACATCCAGATTTCAAGCCCTGGATCTCCATGATCAAAAGAACTTTCACACTTCTGCCACAGCACAACCAAATCCTCTAATGGAGAGCAAAACACCCAAAGTACGCAGTCCTACCAatcctttttttaacaaattcagTGACCTATTCTCAACAGTCAAAGAAAAGGACCCCTATGTGTTATATAAACCCACTCCATATAGTACAGCTTTTGGGGGTCCAGATCTCTCACAAAATGAGCCTGAAAGTAGTCAAAGTCCTCCTCCACCTGGACCTTTGCCCAAGGAACGAATAGGCCATGATGTCAAAATTACCCGTGGGGATGGGAAACGCATGACGTTAGGACATAGCAAATTGGACCTGGTCAACCAGTACAACAAGATGAAATCAAAGCAGATCTATAGCCGATTTGAACTGAAAAACAATTGA